From the genome of Aspergillus fumigatus Af293 chromosome 1, whole genome shotgun sequence, one region includes:
- a CDS encoding putative pathogenesis associated protein Cap20 has translation MPHAENGTMGEPFVNGEKVHSHFIDHLTSYPVISDSITVFKSNKYGAKSLEYADQGYARIAKPLLPYLSKPYGYVAPYVAQVDNLGDQGLTKLDTSFPIIKEDTDKIKGTIYDTAFFPLRLAGDVKSHVFETFGSEYKKCGGDGMVAGGKAAISTSLILSQESLAYISSLLQKKKPQAKEAVNDQNN, from the exons ATGCCTCACGCAGAGAACGGAACAATGGGCGAGCCATTTGTCAACGGCGAGAAGGTTCATTCTCACTTCATTGAT CACCTAACCTCGTACCCTGTCATTTCAGACTCGATCACCGTCTTTAAAAGCAACAAATATGGTGCCAAGTCCTTGGAGTATGCCGACCAAGGCTACGCCCGCATAGCCAAACCGTTACTTCCCTACCTGTCGAAGCCCTACGGTTACGTCGCGCCCTATGTTGCTCAGGTAGATAACCTTGGAGACCAAGGATTGACCAAGCTCGACACGTCATtccccatcatcaaggaggaCACAGATAAGATAAAAGGAACGATCTACGATACTgccttcttccccttgcGTCTGGCTGGCGACGTGAAGAGCCATGTCTTCGAGACTTTCGGATCGGAATACAAGAAGTGCGGCGGTGACGGAATGGTTGCAGGAGGCAAGGCTGCCATCAGCACCAGTCTGATCCTATCTCAAGAATCATTGGCCTATATCAGCTCGTTGCttcaaaagaagaaaccccaggccaaggaggccgTCAATGACCAAAACAACTAA
- a CDS encoding MAGE domain-containing protein — MPLVRKRRAEQQLESDNDDEVSTQVAGLVSTENARRRLRRTSDSENDDDAGPDDARAPSSEDVMVKKLVRLALASELSRQPIRRTDISTKVLGEQGSRQFKIVFEMAQKTLRETFGMQLAELPVKEKVTIQQRRAAQKVDRPSSTNKSWILTSTLPLAYRKPEILPPTRAPLEGTYTGLYSFIIAVILLNGGSLPEQKLERYLKRTNADTYTPVDRTDRFLQRLCKEGYLIRNREMEGGEEIIEYMVGPRGKVEVGVRGVAGLVREVYGRQGIVEGNDSTPAERAQMEEFESRLARSLGIRRPEARVADDQDGSGDGEGSEAGRGRRRRGGGSDDEADDDSDG, encoded by the exons ATGCCTCTAGTTCGCAAACGCCGAGCT GAACAACAGCTCGAATCTGACAATGACGATGAAGTTTCAACTCAGGTTGCTGGCCTGGTCTCTACAGAGAACGCTCGTCGCCGCCTCAGACGCACGTCAGACTCGGAAAACGATGACGATGCCGGCCCGGACGACGCTCGCGCCCCAAGTTCTGAAGATGTAATGGTTAAGAAGCTGGTGCGGCTAGCGCTGGCGAGTGAGCTGTCGCGGCAACCGATTCGCCGGACAGATATAAGCACCAAGGTTCTGGGGGAACAGGGCTCCCGCCAATTTAAAATCGTCTTCGAGATGGCGCAGAAGACATTACGAGAGACGTTTGGGATGCAATTGGCCGAATTGCCggtgaaggagaaggtgacTATTCAACAACGAAGAG CCGCCCAAAAAGTCGACAGGCCCTCGTCCACGAACAAGTCCTGGATTCTTACGAGTACCCTCCCTCTTGCGTACAGAAAGCCTGAGATTCTTCCACCGACAAGAGCGCCCCTGGAAGGCACCTATACAGGACTGTATTCCTTCATAATTGCCGTGATCCTGCTCAATGGCGGCTCCTTGCCGGAGCAGAAACTCGAGCGCTACCTCAAACGTACCAATGCTGATACGTACACGCCCGTCGATCGTACGGACCGGTTTCTTCAGCGTCTATGTAAGGAGGGATATCTCATCCGTAATCGGGAGATGGAAGGTGGAGAAGAAATCATCGAATACATGGTCGGGCCGCGAGGGAAGGTCGAGGTGGGTGTTCGGGGGGTGGCTGGGTTAGTGCGGGAAGTTTACGGCCGTCAGGGCATTGTTGAAGGAAATGATTCCACGCCTGCAGAACGAGCGCAGATGGAGGAATTCGAGTCACGGCTGGCTCGGAGTCTAGGTATCAGGCGACCTGAGGCTCGGGTGGCTGATGATCAAGACGGGAGTGGAGATGGCGAAGGTAGTGAGGCAGGGCGAGGTCGAAGACGTCGTGGTGGTGGTTCTGATGACGAGGCGGACGACGATAGTGATGGTTAG
- a CDS encoding ankyrin repeat-containing protein ANK1: MAEEGASPRELVVEACRRDQPHLIEQVMETMSDKSNEEVAEFFNGVTDALGNHALHICAMYGSYDTMDFLFDIQYFECDPLTRLDKDTPLHSAVRFANEKDPELGLEMIKMMCEAGCDPRVRNKHGQKPIELVYNNQEIKSTLQQAEYILAEGLRDTGDNGSVHDSASDSE, from the exons ATGGCGGAAGAA GGCGCATCACCCCGCGAACTGGTCGTCGAGGCCTGCCGACGAGACCAGCCTCACCTGATCGAGCAGGTTATGGAGACAATGAGCGATAAATCGAACGAAGAAGTTGCGGAGTTTTTCAACGGCGTGACGGATGCACTGGGGAACCATGCCCTGCACATCTGTGCGATGTACGGAAGCT ACGATACTATGGACTTCCTCTTTGACATCCAATACTTCGAATGCGACCCTCTCACCCGCCTGGACAAAGACACCCCCCTGCACAGCGCCGTCCGCTTCGCCAACGAAAAGGACCCCGAGCTCGGTCTCGAGATGATTAAAATGATGTGCGAAGCTGGCTGCGATCCACGCGTACGGAACAAGCACGGCCAGAAGCCCATTGAGCTGGTCTACAACAACCAAGAAATCAAATCCACCCTGCAGCAGGCTGAATATATACTGGCCGAGGGGCTTCGGGACACCGGAGATAATGGGTCGGTACACGATAGTGCCAGTGACAGCGAGTAG
- a CDS encoding DNA-directed RNA polymerase III core subunit RPC11, producing the protein MLTFCPNCGNSLTISRGEPTREYPLGVNRFECRTCPYQHLLKHGRQEKTTMKQKEVEDVFGGKEEFANADSMATQCPAEDCNGDRAYFFQLQIRSADEPMTTFLKCTTCGARWREN; encoded by the exons ATGTTGACAT TTTGCCCCAACTGCGGCAATTCTCTGACAATCTCACGCGGCGAGCCAACCAGAGAGTATCCCCTGGGGGTCAACCGATTCGAGTGCCGGACGTGTCCCTATCAGCATCTGCTGAAGCACGGTAGACAGGAGAAGACCACCATGAAACAAAAGGAGGTGGAAGACGTCTTTGGTGGCAAGGAAGAGTTTGCGAATGCCGACAGCATGGCCA CCCAGTGCCCAGCCGAAGATTGCAATGGTGATCGTGCATACTTCTTCCAGCTGCAGATTCGGAGTGCGGATGAACCTATGACTACATTTCTTAAG TGTACTACATGCGGTGCACGGTGGAGAGAAAATTGA
- the tef1 gene encoding elongation factor 1-alpha codes for MPNDNSGSPRYLSNFHRTSLVSYKELQGSNLTVKMGKEEKTHINIVVIGHVDSGKSTTTGHMIYKCGGIDQRTIEKFEKEAAELGKGSFKYAWVLDKLKSERERGITIDIALWKFQTPKYEVTVIDAPGHRDFIKNMITGTSQADCAILIIASGTGEFEAGISKDGQTREHALLAFTLGVKQLIVALNKMDTCKWSEDRYNEIVKETSNFIKKVGYNPKAVPFVPISGFNGDNMLEPSSNCPWYKGWEKETKAGKVTGKTLIEAIDAIEPPVRPSNKPLRLPLQDVYKISGIGTVPVGRVETGIIKPGMVVTFAPANVTTEVKSVEMHHQQLQEGVPGDNVGFNVKNVSVKEVRRGNVCGDSKNDPPQGAASFNAQVIVLNHPGQVGAGYAPVLDCHTAHIACKFSELLEKIDRRTGKSVENNPKFIKSGDAAIVKMVPSKPMCVESFTDYPPLGRFAVRDMRQTVAVGVVKSVEKAASGAGKVTKAAQKAAKK; via the exons ATGCCCAATGATAACAGCGGCTCGCCAAGG TACCTGAGCAATTTTCACAGAACTTCTCTAGTATCTTACAAAGAACTACAAGGTTCAAACCTAACCGTCAAAATGGG TAAGGAAGAAAAGACTCACATCAACATCGTCGTTATCGGCCACGTCGATTCCGGCAAGTCGACCACCACCGGTCACATGATCTACAAGTGCGGTGGTATCGACCAGCGTACTATCGAGAAGTTCGAGAAGGAAGCCGCCGAACTCGGCAAGGGTTCCTTCAAGTACGCCTGGGTTCTTGACAAGCTCAAGTCCGAGCGTGAGCGTGGTATCACCATCGACATTGCCCTCTGGAAGTTCCAGACTCCCAAGTATGAGGTCACTGTCATCG ATGCCCCCGGTCACCGTGACTtcatcaagaacatgatCACTGGTACCTCCCAGGCTGACTGCGCTATCCTCATCATTGCCTCCGGTACTGGTGAGTTCGAGGCTGGTATCTCCAAGGATGGCCAGACCCGTGAGCACGCTCTGCTCGCTTTCACCCTCGGTGTCAAGCAGCTCATCGTCGCCCTCAACAAGATGGACACCTGCAAGTGGTCCGAGGATCGTTACAACGAAATTGTCAAGGAAACCTCCAACTTCATCAAGAAGGTCGGCTACAACCCCAAGGCCGTTCCCTTCGTCCCCATCTCTGGCTTCAACGGTGACAACATGCTTGAGCCCTCCTCCAACTGCCCCTGGTACAAGGGATGGGAGAAGGAGACCAAGGCCGGCAAGGTCACTGGTAAGACCCTCATCGAGGCCATCGACGCCATTGAGCCCCCTGTCCGTCCCTCCAACAAGCCCCTCCGTCTTCCCCTCCAGGATGTCTACAAGATCTCTGGTATCGGAACGGTCCCTGTCGGCCGTGTCGAGACCGGTATCATCAAGCCCGGCATGGTCGTCACCTTCGCCCCCGCCAACGTCACCACTGAAGTCAAGTCCGTCGAGATGCACCaccagcagctccaggaGGGTGTCCCCGGTGACAACGTCGGTTTCAACGTCAAGAACGTTTCCGTCAAGGAAGTCCGCCGTGGTAACGTCTGCGGTGACTCCAAGAACGATCCCCCTCAGGGTGCTGCCTCCTTCAACGCCCaggtcatcgtcctcaaccACCCCGGTCAGGTCGGCGCTGGTTACGCCCCCGTCCTCGACTGCCACACTGCCCACATTGCTTGCAAGTTCtctgagctgcttgagaaGATTGACCGCCGTACCGGCAAGTCTGTTGAGAACAACCCCAAGTTCATCAAGTCCGGTGATGCCGCCATCGTGAAGATGGTTCCTTCCAAGCCCATGTGTGTCGAGTCCTTCACTGACTACCCCCCTCTGGGTCGTTTCGCCGTCCGTGACATGCGCCAGACTGTTGCT GTTGGTGTCGTCAAGTCCGTCGAGAAGGCCGCCAGCGGTGCCGGTAAGGTCACCAAGGCCGCCCAGAAGGCCGCCAAGAAATAG